Part of the Simkaniaceae bacterium genome is shown below.
AAGATGGCCTGTGCTCGCTGTGATGAGTTTCACAAACCCTGCGTCGGCATGAATGGCTCGGGCTCTTGAGTTGGCTTTGAGCGGGAATTTCGATGTCGTATAGGAAATCTTTTTCTCTTTGAGCTCTTCTTCCGTAAACCCGACTGAGGCGACTTCCGGCGAGGTGTAGATCACACTCGGGATTGCGATGTACTCGATATGCGCCGTTTGACCTGCAATGAGCTCTGCTGCTGCTATTCCCTCTTCTGAGGCTTTGTGGGCAAGAAGCGCACCTCCTGCGACGTCCCCAATCGCATAGATGTGCGGTTGGGTTGTTTGGAAGCGGTTATTAATGGGGATAAAGCCCTTGGGATCAGGGGTTATTCCGATCTGATCCAGGCCGAGATTTTGAGTATAGGGGCGACGCCCCACGGCAACGAGAAGATGTGTTCCCGAAAATGTCTGAGAGCCGCTCTTAAGTGTTAGACCTTCTTGGGTATCAGCCGACTCAATTTTAGTGTTGAGGTGAAAAGAGAGGCCTTGACTCTCGAGGATTTTTTGAAAAGAAGCAGAGAGTTCGCGATCAAGCGTAGGACAAATGCGATCCAAAAACTCGACAAACTCAACTTGACTCCCAAGGCGAGCATAGACACACCCCAGCTCAACACCGATCACTCCGGCTCCGAGAACGAGTAGCTTTTCAGGGATTTCTTTGAGGGAAAGGAGACCGGTTGAAGAGAGAATACGCCGCTCATCAAAAGGGAGAAAGGGGAGCTCTGTAGGAATCGATCCGGTTGCGATGATAAAATGCTTGGCTTCATAGGCTAACTCACCCACTTTAATCTTGTGAGGTTCGATAAATACCGCATGCCCTTGAATCACTTCGATTTTATTTTTCTTCATGAGGTAGGCAATCCCCTCATTGAAGCTTTTCACAACGGACGATTTGCGTTGCATCATTTGCCCAAAGTCAAGTGACAGGTTATCGACTTTGATCCCATGCACGCCCCCTTCAGAATGGAGTAAATGATAGAGGTGTGAGGAATAAAGAAGGCATTTGGAGGGAATACAGCCTACATTCAGGCAAGTTCCACCTAGCATGGGGTCTTTTTCAACAATCGCCGTTTTAAGCCCCAGTTGTGCTGCGCGAATAGCGGCAACATAGCCGCCGGGGCCTGAACCAATCACAATGAGATCATGCATCGCTAAATCCTCATTTTTACGTAAGGTAAG
Proteins encoded:
- the lpdA gene encoding dihydrolipoyl dehydrogenase — protein: MHDLIVIGSGPGGYVAAIRAAQLGLKTAIVEKDPMLGGTCLNVGCIPSKCLLYSSHLYHLLHSEGGVHGIKVDNLSLDFGQMMQRKSSVVKSFNEGIAYLMKKNKIEVIQGHAVFIEPHKIKVGELAYEAKHFIIATGSIPTELPFLPFDERRILSSTGLLSLKEIPEKLLVLGAGVIGVELGCVYARLGSQVEFVEFLDRICPTLDRELSASFQKILESQGLSFHLNTKIESADTQEGLTLKSGSQTFSGTHLLVAVGRRPYTQNLGLDQIGITPDPKGFIPINNRFQTTQPHIYAIGDVAGGALLAHKASEEGIAAAELIAGQTAHIEYIAIPSVIYTSPEVASVGFTEEELKEKKISYTTSKFPLKANSRARAIHADAGFVKLITASTGHLLGAHIIAENAGELIHECALVLHKKLKTSDIAHTSHAHPTLAEAIKEAALEKPIHT